A genomic window from Prochlorococcus sp. RS04 includes:
- a CDS encoding TatA/E family twin arginine-targeting protein translocase yields the protein MNIFGVGLPEVTVILVLALLIFGPKKLPELGKQLGKTLKSLKKASNEFQNEIDQVMNEEDKDESPKSIESNQTNEINQEKIDSENSKK from the coding sequence ATGAATATTTTTGGTGTAGGTTTGCCTGAAGTTACTGTAATACTTGTCTTAGCTCTTTTAATTTTTGGTCCAAAAAAGCTTCCAGAATTAGGGAAACAGCTTGGTAAAACTTTGAAAAGTCTTAAAAAAGCATCGAATGAATTTCAAAATGAAATCGACCAAGTTATGAACGAAGAAGATAAAGATGAATCTCCTAAATCTATAGAAAGCAATCAAACCAACGAAATTAATCAAGAAAAAATAGATTCAGAAAACAGCAAAAAATAA
- a CDS encoding Nif11-like leader peptide family natural product precursor has translation MQSDEDLKKQVTTSSTADDVALIGQRLGYDFSGDDLLRFNGQKVDKITVRKVDHPGEYH, from the coding sequence ATGCAATCTGATGAAGACTTAAAAAAGCAGGTTACAACATCCTCTACAGCGGATGATGTAGCCCTAATTGGTCAACGCTTAGGTTATGACTTTTCCGGAGATGATCTATTAAGATTTAATGGACAAAAAGTTGATAAAATTACCGTAAGAAAGGTAGATCATCCAGGAGAATATCACTAA
- a CDS encoding phytoene desaturase family protein, whose translation MEKFDVVIVGSGIGGLCCGSILALSGRKVLICEAHSQPGGVAHSFRRNGYTFESGPSLWSGIGKWPTTNPLGQILKLLDEEVELLKYKGWQVIVPEGNFNLDVGVEPFKHTIKTLRGEKSVKEWESFISGIKPLSQIINEIPLLSFSPESINFLDLINLTSKFLPNINQIPKINKGFGNLVNNHLEDPFLRNWVDLLSFLISGMSMHDTNTAAMATLFNEWFEPNSYLEYPKGGSESIVKALINGFKKNGGELILSSRVKTINFNKNLATGITLNNGSSYSCEFVVTNTDVWNLKKLIPNEISKKWNTKVLNPNKCDSFLHIHLGFDADGLENLPIHAIHVDEWEKGITAERNIVVFSIPSVLDKNMAPEGKHVLHGYTPANEPWEIWENLNPKELEYRNLKEERCSIFLNAVRKFIPDIDERIDLKMLGTPITHKKFTNTYCGSYGPALSAAKGLFPGCKTPVKNLFTCGASTFPGIGIPAVSASGAYAAEKIIGKKEFKTLLKKINL comes from the coding sequence ATGGAAAAGTTCGATGTTGTAATAGTTGGTAGTGGAATAGGAGGATTATGTTGCGGTTCGATTCTCGCTTTATCAGGCAGAAAAGTACTTATATGTGAAGCTCATAGCCAGCCAGGAGGTGTTGCTCACAGTTTCAGAAGAAATGGTTACACTTTCGAATCAGGTCCTTCATTGTGGAGTGGAATAGGTAAATGGCCGACAACTAATCCCCTAGGGCAAATTCTTAAATTACTTGATGAAGAAGTTGAACTACTTAAATACAAAGGTTGGCAAGTAATTGTACCAGAAGGCAATTTTAATCTTGATGTAGGGGTAGAACCTTTTAAACATACTATTAAAACTTTAAGAGGTGAGAAATCTGTTAAAGAATGGGAATCATTTATTTCCGGAATAAAACCTCTTAGCCAAATAATAAATGAAATACCTTTACTCTCATTCTCTCCCGAATCAATAAATTTCTTAGATTTAATAAATTTAACCTCAAAATTTTTACCTAATATCAATCAAATACCAAAAATTAATAAAGGCTTTGGGAATTTAGTAAATAATCATCTAGAGGATCCTTTTCTCAGGAATTGGGTTGATTTATTGAGCTTTTTGATAAGCGGCATGTCAATGCATGATACAAATACAGCTGCGATGGCTACTTTATTTAACGAATGGTTTGAACCAAATTCATACCTTGAATATCCAAAAGGAGGTAGTGAATCTATCGTAAAAGCTTTAATTAATGGATTTAAAAAAAATGGAGGAGAATTAATTCTTTCTTCGAGAGTAAAGACAATTAACTTCAATAAAAATTTAGCCACAGGTATAACTCTGAATAATGGTTCTAGTTATAGTTGTGAATTTGTTGTCACGAATACTGATGTTTGGAATTTAAAAAAGTTGATTCCAAATGAAATTTCAAAAAAATGGAATACAAAAGTTTTGAACCCTAATAAATGTGATTCTTTCCTTCATATACATCTAGGTTTTGATGCTGATGGTCTTGAAAATTTGCCAATACATGCAATACATGTTGATGAGTGGGAAAAAGGTATAACCGCAGAAAGAAATATAGTCGTATTTTCAATCCCATCTGTTTTAGATAAAAATATGGCCCCTGAAGGAAAACATGTTCTTCATGGATATACTCCCGCAAATGAACCTTGGGAAATTTGGGAAAACCTAAATCCAAAGGAATTAGAATATAGAAATTTGAAAGAAGAAAGATGTTCAATATTTCTTAATGCAGTGCGAAAATTCATCCCTGATATAGATGAAAGGATTGATTTAAAGATGCTAGGAACCCCAATCACTCATAAAAAATTCACCAATACCTATTGCGGTAGTTACGGCCCTGCATTATCTGCAGCAAAAGGTCTTTTCCCAGGCTGCAAAACTCCAGTAAAAAATTTATTTACTTGCGGCGCAAGTACATTTCCAGGTATTGGAATTCCTGCTGTTTCAGCAAGTGGCGCTTACGCAGCTGAAAAAATTATTGGTAAAAAAGAGTTTAAAACTCTTCTTAAGAAAATAAATTTATGA
- a CDS encoding TIGR03894 family protein, with translation MAVDRELLKEVTQELWNTVKKLRPEIDRQTRLQLVLKALLTIGDLPDQMQAAMVVGVCAEMDKSDADNVESNSQTKDSSGVDTSTGRKVVRRSSAK, from the coding sequence TTGGCTGTTGATCGAGAACTTTTAAAAGAAGTTACCCAAGAACTTTGGAATACTGTAAAAAAACTAAGACCTGAAATAGATCGTCAAACTCGACTTCAATTAGTTTTAAAGGCCTTATTAACTATTGGAGATTTACCAGATCAAATGCAAGCTGCCATGGTAGTAGGTGTTTGCGCAGAAATGGATAAAAGTGATGCTGATAATGTTGAATCTAATTCACAAACTAAAGATTCAAGCGGAGTTGATACTTCTACAGGCAGAAAAGTAGTTAGAAGAAGTTCAGCTAAATAA